In a genomic window of Equus przewalskii isolate Varuska chromosome 4, EquPr2, whole genome shotgun sequence:
- the NACAD gene encoding NAC-alpha domain-containing protein 1 isoform X1, translated as MPGEAARAELLLPEAGGPGPRTDLSCDAAAATTPRGDQLEHCALTPGPSALALTFLPNKPGARPPPEGASWDAGPGTPSAWAVPTEGGPSPGPPEVRPAEGPLLATLEPRIVMGEETHRALPPSRAALPELRDWEGGHASLNPPPELCSQGDPPVPFPALDPDSYFTPPSTPTETASALLPRSSAGPCRDARDAQAEPGGSPPASPPASPPASPSGSYITADGDSWASSPSCSLSLLSPAEGLDIPSGWGFSQLGSMADEQELPPAGPPGSLSSESSLSADSSSSWGQEGHFFELDFLANDPMIPAALLPFRGSLIFEVEAVEVTPLPPEGEEAEQEEEQEGEQEEEAPAPGGDLAGEGEDDSTFASSLQSLSDLSITEGMDEAFAFRDDTSAASSDPDSASYTGADDERLYSGEPHAQPTALLQNSPDEALSWGPECAPGVLEGEASHATESQETAAEIAGAEPALGQASTAAVAPHAPQEGPGLTGLTPQVLGKEADSTAGPGPVATATPQPLQEGDDATLGLEPRTAQGVAGFLPSPDSPQDLKEEAGQGPAAAASPEPQPGEVDLATPLPLQDAGLPSGQGPAAAASYQALQTDASCLPGTEPMATSARREGDKALRLRPAPDDRDAGHTGGPEPPALDQAQQGSPEQAADAEIPWASQEDAGCLSPATEAPDPAEPDTEAPDISKSASEGLDTPKHDKEVLGTPKPASEGLDSPEHDKEVLDTPGPASEALDTPEHDKEVLGTPKPASEGLDTPEHDKEVLGTPEPVSEHLDTTEHDKEVLDTPEPASEGLDSPKHDKEVLDTPRPASEGLDTPKHDKEVLDTPGPASEGLDSPEHDKEVRDTPEPASEGLDTAEHDREVLGTHEHDKEALGTPKPASEGLDTPEHDKEVLDTPEPASEGLDTPEHDKDVLGTHEHDKEALGTPKPASEGLDTPEHDKEVLDTPEPASEGLDSPECDKEVLGTPKPASEALDTPEHDREVLGTPEHNKEALGTPKPASEGLDSPECDKEVLDTPKPASEGLDTPKHDKEVLNTPEPASEGLDTPKHDKEVLDTPEPASEGLDTPEHDKEVLGTPEHDEEALGTPKPASEGLDTPKHDKEVLDTPEPASEGLDTPKHDKEVLDTPEPASEGLDTPEHDKEVLGTPEHDEEALGTPKPASERLDTPEHDTESLDTPEHDTEGLDIPEPDIEALGTPEPASKGLDIPERDTEALSTPKSATESSDTPMPETEALDTSEPATEALDTPEPDTEALDTPKSAMEALDTPEPDTEALDTPKSAIEALDTPEPDTETLDTPKSAMEALDTPKPATEALDTPKSATEGLDTPKHDKEGLAMPRSAMESWDTPEPDSEALDTPKPDMEALGTPKSATEGLDNPEPDMEALGIPKSAMKGPDTPEPDMEALDTSEPATEALDTPDHNMEALGTPKSAMEGPDTPESDVDILGTPEPEMEALDTPKPDVDILDTPEPDMEALDSPEPDMEALATPLPETEALDTPEPDTEGPDTPKPDTEGLHTPKPITEARDTPEPDTEDLETPEPAMDTPAMEARDIPEPDTEAGDTPKPATEALETPKPDMEALDTPEPDTEALDIPEPATKALDTLEPDTETLDTPEPATKALDTPEPDTETLDTPEPDTKALDTPEPATKALDTPEPDTEALDTPEPDMETLDTPEPDTKALDTPEPATKALDTPEPDTEALDTPEPDMETLDTPEPATKALDTPEPDTEALDTPEPDMETLDTPEHATKALDTPEPDTEALDTPEPDMETLDTPEPATKALDTPEPDTEALDTPEPDMETLDTPEPATKALDTPEPDTEALDTTEPATEAPDTPEPPTKGLDTPEPDTETLDTPEPATEALDTPERASSGKEVAEDVLVPEWRACPDAGVHTGGGAEPHLLPKEAQGAKNQWSGGLKPRPQGAGKAPRSSSPEGCPAACPEVSQAQPPSPVEEGRATPEPRLPGAVASEAWLGSCAEPPLRAVPRLGEGYPKEPAPTSPPPSWQPEPVLSLGSSQRAQAAPRIPGPFPPQSLESPTGGLPRAPQDSILGSEPSAAGVLVEAAPPPMALPGPCPCQGPREDSMEGEEPPGSPSLPSPKAGAQRAVAAFSGTTNLPGAGQRVTLPPHAPLLSPKAASKRGSHAKDLASQLSPPCQVPPGSGPWSPAGPRGLPATEHQDDQDSLEEDSPRAPGSGQHSDSHGESSAELEENFSGPQSAQCPAQAAAGSGSEETVAKAKQSRSEKKARKAMSKLGLRQIQGVTRITIQKSKNILFVIAKPDVFKSPASDTYVVFGEAKIEDLSQQVHRAAAEKFKVPAEPSALVPESAPGPHVRPCEEEEGDEEEEEVDEAGLELRDIELVMAQANVSRAKAVRALRDNQSDIVNAIMELTM; from the exons ATGCCCGGGGAGGCTGCTCGCGCCGAGCTGCTGCTGCCTGAGGCGGGCGGCCCGGGTCCCCGCACAG ATCTGTCCTGCGATGCAGCTGCGGCCACCACCCCGAGAGGGGACCAGCTGGAGCACTGTGCCCTGACCCCCGGGCCCAGTGCCCTGGCCCTCACGTTCCTGCCCAACAAGCCAGGAGCCAGGCCCCCACCAGAGGGAGCCAGCTGGGATGCAGGACCGGGCACCCCCTCAGCCTGGGCAGTCCCCACGGAAGGcggccccagcccagggccccccGAGGTTCGACCTGCCGAGGGTCCTCTCCTAGCCACCCTGGAGCCCCGGATTGTGATGGGCGAGGAGACGCACCGCGCACTCCCACCGTCCAGGGCAGCCCTGCCAGAGCTCAGGGACTGGGAGGGTGGGCACGCCAGCCTGAACCCACCCCCCGAGTTGTGTTCTCAGGGTGACCCTCCTGTGCCTTTCCCTGCTCTGGACCCTGACTCCTACTTcacacctccctccacccccaccgagacagcctctgccctgctccccaggagcAGCGCTGGGCCCTGCAGGGACGCCCGGGATGCCCAGGCTGAGCCAGGGGGCTCACCACCTGCCTCGCCACCTGCCTCACCACCGGCCTCGCCCTCAGGCTCCTACATCACAGCGGATGGGGACAGCTGGGCCTCGTCCCCATCCTGCTCCCTGAGCCTGCTGTCCCCGGCTGAGGGGCTGGACATCCCCTCGGGCTGGGGCTTCTCCCAGCTGGGGTCCATGGCGGACGAGCAGGAGCTGCCCCCTGCTGGGCCCCCGGGCTCCCTGTCCTCAGAGTCCAGCCTCTCGGCAGACAGCAGCTCTTCCTGGGGCCAGGAGGGCCACTTCTTCGAGCTGGACTTCCTGGCCAACGACCCAATGATCCCCGCCGCCCTCCTGCCCTTCCGGGGCAGCCTGATCTTCGAGGTGGAGGCAGTAGAGGTGACGCCGCTGCCCCCCGAGGGAGAGGAGGCGGAACAAGAGGAAGAACAGGAGggggaacaggaggaggaggccCCTGCCCCTGGAGGGGACCTGGCCGGGGAGGGCGAGGACGACAGCACTTTTGCCTCCTCCCTGCAGTCGCTGTCTGACCTCTCCATTACTGAGGGCATGGATGAGGCCTTTGCCTTCCGAGACGACACCTCGGCGGCCTCCTCTGACCCCGACTCGGCTTCCTACACAGGGGCAGATGACGAGAGGCTGTACAGCGGAGAGCCCCACGCCCAGCCCACCGCTCTGCTCCAGAACAGCCCTGACGAGGCCCTGTCCTGGGGCCCGGAGTGCGCTCCTGGGGTCTTGGAGGGAGAGGCCAGCCATGCCACTGAGAGCCAGGAAACTGCTGCTGAAATAGCTGGGGCGGAGCCCGCTTTAGGCCAGGCATCCACTGCGGCTGTGGCCCCGCACGCCCCACAGGAAGGCCCTGGCCTCACCGGGCTGACCCCTCAGGTCCTGGGGAAAGAGGCAGATTCCACTGCAGGACCAGGGCCTGTCGCCACAGCCACACCTCAGCCCCTGCAGGAGGGAGACGATGCCACCTTAGGCCTGGAGCCTCGGACTGCACAGGGCGTGGCAGGTTTCCTGCCAAGCCCAGACTCTCCGCAGGATTTGAAGGAGGAAGCGGGCCAGGGGCCTGCTGCTGCAGCCAGCCCTGAGCCACAGCCTGGAGAAGTGGATCTGGCCACACCCCTGCCCCTGCAGGATGCAGGCCTCCCCTCAGGCCAGGGGCCTGCTGCTGCGGCCAGCTATCAGGCCCTGCAGACAGATGCAAGCTGCCTCCCAGGTACTGAGCCCATGGCAACCTCGGCCCGGCGGGAAGGAGACAAGGCCTTGAGACTGAGGCCAGCTCCTGACGATAGGGACGCAGGCCACACTGGAGGCCCAGAGCCTCCAGCCTTGGACCAGGCCCAACAGGGCAGCCCAGAGCAAGCTGCAGATGCTGAAATACCCTGGGCCTCACAGGAAGATGCGGGCTGCCTCAGTCCTGCCACAGAGGCCCCAGACCCTGCTGAGCCTGACACAGAAGCCCCAGACATCTCCAAATCTGCCTCAGAGGGCCTGGACACCCCCAAGCATGACAAGGAGGTCCTGGGCACCCCCAAGCCTGCCTCAGAAGGCCTGGACAGCCCGGAGCATGACAAGGAGGTCCTGGACACCCCCGGGCCTGCCTCAGAGGCCCTGGACACCCCCGAGCATGACAAGGAGGTCCTGGGTACCCCCAAGCCTGCCTCAGAAGGCCTGGACACCCCCGAGCATGACAAGGAGGTCCTGGGTACCCCCGAGCCTGTCTCAGAGCACCTGGACACCACTGAACATGACAAGGAGGTCCTGGACACCCCTGAGCCTGCCTCAGAGGGCCTGGACAGCCCCAAGCATGACAAGGAGGTCCTGGACACCCCCAGGCCTGCCTCAGAAGGCCTGGACACCCCCAAGCATGACAAGGAGGTCCTGGACACTCCAGGGCCTGCCTCAGAGGGTCTGGACAGCCCCGAACATGACAAGGAGGTCCGGGACACCCCTGAGCCTGCCTCAGAGGGCCTGGACACCGCTGAACATGACAGGGAAGTCCTGGGCACCCATGAGCATGATAAGGAGGCCCTGGGTACCCCCAAGCCTGCCTCAGAGGGTCTGGACACCCCCGAACATGACAAGGAGGTCCTGGACACCCCCGAGCCTGCCTCAGAGGGCCTGGACACCCCTGAACATGACAAGGACGTTCTGGGCACCCATGAGCATGATAAGGAGGCCCTGGGTACTCCCAAGCCTGCCTCAGAGGGTCTGGACACCCCCGAACATGACAAGGAGGTCCTGGACACCCCTGAGCCTGCCTCAGAGGGCCTGGACAGCCCTGAGTGTGACAAGGAGGTCCTGGGCACCCCCAAGCCTGCCTCAGAGGCCTTGGACACCCCCGAACATGACAGGGAAGTCCTGGGCACCCCTGAGCACAATAAGGAGGCCCTGGGTACCCCCAAGCCTGCCTCAGAGGGCCTGGACAGCCCTGAGTGTGACAAGGAGGTCCTGGACACCCCCAAGCCTGCCTCAGAGGGCCTGGACACCCCCAAGCATGACAAGGAGGTCCTGAACACCCCCGAGCCTGCCTCAGAGGGCCTGGACACCCCCAAGCATGACAAGGAGGTCCTGGACACCCCCGAGCCTGCCTCAGAGGGCCTGGACACCCCCGAACATGACAAGGAAGTCCTGGGCACCCCTGAGCATGATGAGGAAGCCCTGGGTACCCCCAAGCCTGCCTCAGAGGGCCTGGACACCCCCAAGCATGACAAGGAGGTCCTGGACACCCCCGAGCCTGCCTCAGAGGGCCTGGACACCCCCAAGCATGACAAGGAGGTCCTGGACACCCCCGAGCCTGCCTCAGAGGgcctggacaccccagaacatgACAAGGAAGTCCTGGGCACCCCTGAGCATGATGAGGAAGCCCTGGGTACCCCCAAGCCTGCCTCAGAGCGTCTGGACACCCCTGAGCATGACACAGAGAGTCTGGATACCCCTGAGCATGACACAGAGGGCCTGGACATCCCTGAGCCTGACATAGAGGCCCTTGGAACCCCTGAGCCTGCCTCAAAGGGCCTGGACATCCCAGAGCGTGACACGGAGGCCCTGAGCACCCCCAAGTCTGCCACAGAGAGCTCGGACACACCCATGCCTGAGACCGAGGCCCTGGACACCTCTGAACCTGCCACGGAGGCCCTGGACACCCCTGAGCCTGACACAGAGGCCCTGGACACCCCCAAATCTGCTATGGAGGCCCTGGACACCCCCGAGCCTGACACAGAGGCCCTGGACACCCCCAAATCTGCTATAGAGGCCCTGGACACCCCTGAGCCTGACACGGAGACCCTGGATACCCCCAAATCTGCCATGGAGGCCCTGGACACGCCCAAGCCTGCCACAGAGGCCCTGGACACCCCCAAATCTGCTACAGAGGGCCTGGACACCCCTAAGCATGACAAGGAGGGCCTGGCCATGCCCAGGTCTGCCATGGAGAGTTGGGATACCCCTGAGCCTGACTCGGAGGCTCTGGACACCCCCAAGCCTGACATGGAGGCCCTGGGAACCCCCAAGTCTGCCACGGAGGGCCTGGACAACCCTGAGCCTGACATGGAGGCCCTGGGCATCCCCAAGTCTGCCATGAAGGGCCCGGACACCCCCGAGCCTGACATGGAGGCCCTGGACACCTCTGAGCCTGCCACGGAGGCCCTGGACACCCCTGACCATAACATGGAGGCTCTGGGCACCCCCAAGTCTGCCATGGAGGGCCCGGACACCCCCGAGTCTGATGTGGACATCCTGGGCACCCCCGAGCCTGAAATGGAGGCCCTGGACACCCCCAAGCCTGACGTGGACATCCTGGACACCCCTGAGCCTGACATGGAGGCCCTGGACTCCCCTGAGCCTGACATGGAGGCCCTGGCAACGCCCCTGCCTGAGACGGAGGCCCTGGACACCCCTGAGCCTGACACAGAGGGACCGGACACCCCCAAACCTGACACGGAGGGCCTGCACACTCCCAAGCCTATCACAGAAGCCAGGGACACCCCTGAACCTGACACAGAGGACTTGGAGACCCCCGAGCCTGCCATGGACACCCCTGCCATGGAAGCCAGGGACATCCCCGAGCCTGACACAGAGGCCGGGGACACCCCCAAACCTGCCACGGAGGCCCTGGAGACCCCTAAGCCTGACATGGAGGCTCTGGACACCCCTGAGCCCGACACGGAGGCCCTGGACATCCCTGAGCCTGCCACAAAGGCCCTGGACACCCTTGAGCCTGACACGGAGACCCTGGACACCCCCGAGCCTGCCACAAAGGCCCTGGACACCCCTGAGCCCGACACGGAGACCCTGGACACCCCTGAGCCTGACACGAAGGCCCTGGACACCCCTGAACCTGCCACGAAGGCCCTGGACACCCCTGAGCCCGACACGGAGGCCCTGGACACCCCTGAGCCTGACATGGAGACCCTGGACACCCCTGAGCCTGACACGAAGGCCCTGGACACCCCTGAACCTGCCACGAAGGCCCTGGACACCCCTGAGCCCGACACGGAGGCCCTGGACACCCCTGAGCCTGACATGGAGACCCTGGACACCCCTGAGCCTGCCACGAAGGCCCTGGACACCCCTGAGCCCGACACGGAGGCCCTGGACACCCCTGAGCCTGACATGGAGACCCTGGACACCCCCGAGCATGCCACGAAGGCCCTGGACACCCCTGAGCCCGACACGGAGGCCCTGGACACCCCTGAGCCCGACATGGAGACCCTGGACACCCCCGAGCCTGCCACAAAGGCCCTGGACACCCCTGAGCCCGACACGGAGGCCCTGGACACCCCTGAGCCCGACATGGAGACCCTGGACACCCCCGAGCCTGCCACGAAGGCCCTGGACACCCCTGAGCCCGACACGGAGGCCCTGGACACGACTGAGCCTGCCACGGAGGCCCCGGACACCCCTGAGCCTCCCACGAAGGGCCTGGACACCCCTGAGCCTGACACGGAGACTCTGGACACCCCCGAGCCTGCCACGGAGGCCCTGGACACCCCTGAGCGTGCCTCCAGTGGAAAGGAAGTAGCTGAGGATGTGTTGGTGCCCGAGTGGAGAGCCTGTCCTGATGCCGGCGTGCACACTGGTGGTGGAGCTGAGCCCCACTTGCTGCCAAAGGAGGCCCAGGGGGCCAAGAACCAGTGGAGTGGAGGCCTTAAGCCAAGGCCGCAGGGTGCCGGGAAGGCTCCCAGGAGCAGCAGCCCAGAGGGGTGTCCTGCTGCCTGCCCCGAGGTCAGCCAGGCACAGCCCCCAAGCCcagtggaggagggaagggccaCCCCGGAGCCCCGGCTTCCAGGGGCTGTGGCCTCAGAGGCCTGGCTGGGCTCCTGTGCAGAGCCTCCATTGAGGGCTGTGCCCAGGCTGGGTGAGGGCTACCCCAAAGAGCCTGCCCCCAcatccccacctccctcctggcAGCCAGAGCCTGTTCTGAGCCTGGGCAGTAGCCAGCGGGCCCAGGCAGCACCCAGAATCCCCGGCCCCTTCCCACCACAGTCCCTAGAAAGCCCCACGGGGGGCCTGCCCAGGGCGCCCCAGGACAGTATCCTGGGCTCTGAGCCCTCTGCTGCTGGTGTCCTCGTGGAGGCAGCCCCGCCTCCCATGGCgctccctggcccctgcccttgTCAGGGCCCCCGGGAAGACTCAATGGAGGGTGAGGAGCCCCCGGGCTCTCCAAGCCTCCCATCCCCCAAGGCAGGAGCCCAGCGGGCGGTGGCTGCCTTCTCAGGAACCACAAACCTCCCGGGGGCCGGACAGCGAGTCACCCTCCCGCCCCACGCCCCCCTTCTCAGCCCCAAGGCAGCCTCCAAGAGGGGCAGCCATGCCAAAGACCTGGCCTCACAGCTCTCACCCCCCTGCCAAGTGCCTCCTGGCTCTGGGCCCTGGAGCCCAGCCGGCCCTCGAGGGCTCCCAGCTACTGAGCATCAGGACGACCAGGACAGCCTGGAGGAAG ACTCACCACGAGCACCGGGCTCAGGCCAGCACTCAGACAGCCACGGGGAGTCATCAGCCGAGCTGGAGGAGAACTTCTCAGGACCGCAGAGTGCGCAGTGCCCAGCCCAG GCTGCAGCAGGCAGTGGCAGCGAGGAGACCGTCGCCAAAGCCAAGCAGAGTCGCAGTGAGAAGAAGGCCCGAAag GCAATGTCCAAGCTGGGCTTGCGGCAGATCCAGGGGGTCACCAGGATCACCATCCAGAAGTCCAAAAACATCCTTTTCGTCATCGCCAAGCCCGACGTCTTCAAGAGCCCGGCCTCGGACACCTACGTGGTCTTCGGAGAGGCCAAG ATTGAGGACCTGTCCCAGCAAGTGCACAGAGCCGCCGCCGAGAAGTTCAAGGTGCCCGCGGAGCCCTCTGCCCTGGTCCCTGAGTCTGCACCCGGGCCGCATGTGAGGCCATgcgaggaggaagaaggggacgaggaggaggaggag GTGGACGAGGCGGGGCTGGAGCTGCGGGACATTGAGCTGGTGATGGCGCAGGCCAATGTGTCGAGGGCCAAGGCTGTGCGGGCCCTGAGGGACAACCAGAGCGATATCGTAAACGCCATCATG GAGCTGACAATGTAG